One window from the genome of Pararhizobium gei encodes:
- a CDS encoding sensor histidine kinase, whose protein sequence is MRPQSLTARVLLVSTIWAVAALVVIGVVISALYRQGSERGFQDLLRAQLYNVINSIVVNEKSELAGSPQLGDLRFSQPQTGWYWIVEPIGEFNTPPLMSTSLGSGKLPIASLDDVPFDIRYERFYTTTDSFNNEVEVAETEVVLDIQGHTARFRVAGNRAVLEADIDDFNRNLYLALSIFGFGGLGMNALAILFGLRPLDQARRSLEKIRTGESERLDGDFPREIQPLASEVNALIDSNRRIIERARMQVGNLAHSLKTPIAVLMNEARVLEAPHGDLVKMQADAMQMQVQSYLNRARIAAQRESVLARTEVEPVLERLIRVMRRLHPEKTFVLTVSPPGLVLAMEQQDVEETVGNLLDNAARYASIEVRLTAQLAPDDVQGKDPARRSWIVVDVDDDGPGLEPDQIAVAIKRGKRLDESKPGTGLGLSIVSEIAGEYQGSLALSRGDRGGLKASVLLPAVS, encoded by the coding sequence CTGCGTCCACAATCCCTGACCGCGCGCGTTCTGCTGGTCTCCACCATATGGGCCGTGGCGGCGCTGGTCGTGATCGGCGTGGTGATTTCCGCGCTGTACCGCCAAGGTTCCGAGCGGGGGTTTCAGGATCTCCTGCGGGCACAGCTTTACAATGTCATCAATTCCATCGTCGTCAACGAAAAGTCGGAACTTGCCGGCAGTCCGCAGCTGGGCGACCTTAGATTTTCCCAGCCCCAGACCGGCTGGTACTGGATCGTCGAGCCGATCGGCGAATTCAACACGCCGCCGCTGATGTCGACATCGCTCGGTTCCGGAAAACTACCGATTGCCAGCCTCGACGACGTGCCTTTCGACATCCGCTACGAGCGATTCTACACGACCACAGACTCCTTCAACAACGAGGTGGAGGTGGCGGAGACGGAAGTCGTACTCGACATCCAAGGGCACACGGCGCGTTTCCGTGTGGCGGGTAATCGCGCTGTGCTGGAAGCCGATATCGACGACTTCAACCGCAACCTCTATCTGGCCCTGTCGATCTTCGGTTTCGGCGGGCTAGGGATGAACGCGCTCGCCATTCTGTTCGGTCTGCGGCCCCTGGATCAGGCCCGCCGATCGCTGGAAAAAATCCGGACCGGCGAGAGCGAACGGCTGGACGGTGATTTTCCGCGGGAAATCCAGCCTCTGGCGAGCGAGGTCAACGCGCTGATCGACAGCAACCGCCGCATCATCGAACGCGCCCGCATGCAGGTCGGCAATCTCGCCCATTCGCTGAAAACGCCTATTGCCGTTCTGATGAACGAGGCGCGCGTGCTGGAAGCGCCGCATGGCGATCTCGTCAAGATGCAGGCCGATGCGATGCAGATGCAGGTGCAGTCCTATCTCAACCGGGCTCGAATCGCGGCGCAGCGTGAATCGGTACTGGCCCGCACCGAGGTGGAACCTGTTCTCGAGCGGCTGATCAGGGTCATGCGGCGGCTGCATCCGGAAAAAACCTTCGTCCTGACAGTGTCCCCGCCGGGCCTGGTTCTTGCGATGGAGCAGCAGGATGTCGAGGAAACCGTCGGCAATCTGCTCGACAACGCTGCGCGCTATGCCAGCATCGAGGTGCGCCTGACTGCCCAGCTTGCGCCGGACGATGTTCAGGGTAAGGACCCTGCGCGACGCAGCTGGATCGTCGTCGATGTCGACGACGATGGGCCGGGGCTGGAGCCCGACCAGATCGCGGTTGCGATCAAGCGCGGCAAGCGGCTTGACGAAAGCAAGCCGGGCACCGGTCTCGGGCTGTCCATCGTCAGCGAGATCGCCGGGGAATATCAAGGCTCTCTCGCGCTGTCGCGGGGAGACCGGGGCGGACTGAAAGCATCGGTTCTGCTTCCCGCTGTGTCTTGA
- a CDS encoding response regulator transcription factor: MRILVVEDDVHLNRQLTETLKEAGYVVDQAFDGEEGHYLGDGEPYDAVILDIGLPEMDGVTVLEKWRGAGKAMPVLILTARDRWSDKVAGIDAGADDYVTKPFHVEEVLARIRALIRRAAGHASSEIVCGPVRLDTKGSKAMVDGVALKLTSHEFRLLSYLMHHMGQVVSRTELVEHMYDQDFDRDSNTIEVFVGRLRKKIGNDLIETVRGLGYRMQAPGMVGKEAKS, translated from the coding sequence ATGCGCATTCTGGTAGTCGAGGACGACGTCCATCTGAACCGTCAATTGACGGAGACGCTGAAGGAGGCGGGATATGTCGTCGATCAGGCCTTCGATGGCGAAGAAGGGCACTATCTTGGCGATGGCGAGCCATATGACGCCGTGATCCTCGATATCGGTCTGCCGGAGATGGACGGGGTCACTGTTCTGGAAAAATGGCGCGGGGCTGGCAAGGCTATGCCCGTCCTGATCCTGACGGCCCGTGACCGCTGGAGCGACAAGGTTGCCGGCATCGATGCCGGCGCCGACGACTATGTGACCAAACCCTTCCATGTGGAGGAGGTTCTGGCGCGTATCCGGGCGTTGATCCGCCGCGCCGCCGGTCATGCCAGCTCGGAGATCGTCTGCGGTCCCGTCCGGCTCGACACAAAAGGGTCGAAGGCGATGGTCGATGGTGTGGCGTTGAAACTCACATCCCATGAATTCCGGCTGCTGTCCTACCTTATGCATCATATGGGACAGGTGGTGTCGCGCACCGAACTGGTCGAACACATGTACGATCAGGATTTCGACCGTGATTCCAACACGATCGAGGTTTTCGTCGGCCGGCTGCGCAAGAAAATAGGCAACGATCTGATCGAAACGGTGCGTGGACTGGGCTACCGCATGCAGGCGCCCGGCATGGTCGGAAAGGAAGCCAAATCCTGA
- the ccmE gene encoding cytochrome c maturation protein CcmE, producing the protein MTRKQKRLAVIGGGVSFIIAAVLLVMFAFSQSVAYFYVPGDLAKANLAPGTRIRLGGLVENGSVKRGDGMTLTFSVTDTLDRVEVTYTGILPDLFREGQGVVAEGAFAAGNLVFVADTVLAKHDETYMPKDVADRLKAQGVELSGKEKIQ; encoded by the coding sequence ATGACACGCAAACAGAAACGTCTTGCAGTCATCGGCGGCGGCGTCTCCTTCATTATCGCGGCCGTGCTTCTGGTGATGTTCGCCTTCAGCCAGTCCGTCGCCTATTTTTATGTGCCCGGCGATCTCGCCAAGGCCAACCTGGCCCCCGGAACACGCATCCGGCTGGGTGGACTGGTCGAGAACGGCTCGGTCAAGCGTGGCGACGGCATGACGCTGACGTTCAGCGTGACCGACACGTTGGATCGCGTTGAGGTGACCTATACCGGGATCCTGCCGGACCTGTTCCGGGAGGGACAGGGCGTCGTGGCAGAGGGGGCTTTTGCTGCCGGCAACCTGGTCTTCGTCGCCGATACCGTTCTCGCCAAGCATGACGAGACCTATATGCCGAAAGACGTTGCCGACCGCCTGAAGGCGCAGGGTGTCGAGCTCAGTGGTAAGGAAAAAATACAATGA
- a CDS encoding sensor histidine kinase: MSRLSVLFRTTALRLSALYLLLFSLCAAFLVFYVTAMSQRLLEQQTKDTVVAEVAQIEAIYGRAGVNGLLRTLERRARQPGANLYVIAGPTGEILAGNVASLQPGLLDKEGWTGEAFRYHRYTDESRKESHVALAHVLVLDNGLRILVGRDLQEPEKFRGLVRQALVVALGIMGIGALIIWFAIGRNALKRIDRMSDASTRIMAGDLSQRLPMSGSGDEFDRLSESLNAMLGRIEKLNEGLRQVSDNIAHDLKTPLTRLRNKAEAALAHQSTNSGYRASLEEIIGESDQLIRTFNALLMISRVEAGSAAAEMSDVNLSQSVADCVELYEPLADEHGLHLQAEVPPDIQLTGNRELIGQALGNLIDNAIKYAEGGDNPLITVRLARRDRDYVISVADHGPGIPADKRGDVVERFVRLDNSRSKPGTGLGLSLVEAVMELHHGRLELTDTRIASENNRGLTASMVFVTPSA, translated from the coding sequence ATGAGCCGGTTGAGCGTCCTTTTCCGCACGACGGCGCTACGCCTTTCGGCCCTCTATCTTCTGCTTTTTTCCCTCTGCGCCGCCTTTCTCGTCTTTTACGTAACGGCCATGTCGCAACGGCTGCTGGAGCAGCAGACGAAGGATACCGTGGTAGCAGAGGTTGCGCAGATCGAGGCGATCTACGGCCGGGCAGGTGTCAACGGCCTGTTGCGGACATTGGAGCGGCGTGCCCGCCAGCCGGGCGCCAATCTCTACGTCATTGCCGGCCCGACCGGCGAAATTCTGGCCGGCAATGTGGCAAGCCTGCAGCCGGGTCTTCTGGACAAGGAAGGCTGGACGGGCGAGGCATTCCGCTATCATCGCTATACCGATGAAAGCCGCAAGGAATCGCATGTTGCGCTGGCGCATGTTTTGGTGCTGGACAACGGTTTGCGCATTCTGGTCGGACGCGACCTGCAGGAGCCGGAGAAGTTCAGGGGGCTGGTCCGCCAGGCGCTTGTCGTCGCGCTCGGCATCATGGGCATAGGCGCTCTGATCATCTGGTTCGCCATCGGGCGGAATGCCTTGAAGCGCATCGACCGCATGTCGGACGCAAGCACGCGGATCATGGCCGGCGATCTCTCGCAGCGCCTGCCGATGAGCGGTTCGGGCGACGAATTCGACCGGTTGTCCGAATCTCTCAACGCCATGCTCGGCCGGATCGAAAAGCTCAATGAGGGGTTGCGGCAGGTGTCCGACAATATCGCTCATGACCTGAAGACGCCGCTGACACGCCTGCGCAACAAGGCGGAGGCGGCGTTGGCGCACCAGAGCACCAATTCGGGCTACCGCGCCTCGCTGGAAGAAATTATCGGCGAATCCGATCAGTTGATCCGCACGTTCAACGCACTTCTGATGATCTCGCGGGTGGAGGCTGGTTCTGCCGCAGCTGAAATGAGCGACGTCAATCTCTCGCAAAGCGTTGCCGACTGCGTCGAGTTATACGAGCCGCTCGCTGACGAGCACGGGTTGCACCTCCAGGCGGAGGTTCCGCCGGATATCCAACTGACGGGCAACCGCGAATTGATCGGGCAGGCACTGGGCAATCTCATCGACAATGCGATCAAATATGCCGAGGGCGGCGATAATCCTTTGATCACCGTGCGTCTGGCAAGGCGCGACCGGGACTATGTGATTTCCGTTGCGGACCACGGACCGGGCATTCCTGCCGACAAGCGTGGCGACGTCGTCGAGCGTTTCGTACGGCTCGACAATAGCCGAAGCAAGCCCGGCACGGGCCTGGGCCTGTCTCTGGTGGAGGCGGTGATGGAACTGCACCACGGACGCCTCGAATTGACCGACACGCGCATAGC
- a CDS encoding heme lyase CcmF/NrfE family subunit, whose translation MIVELGHYALVLAFGVSILQAILPLVGALRGQRALMDMGTVAAKATFLLLALSFAALTYAHLTSDFSVQNVWENSHSQIPLIYKFSGVWGNHEGSMLLWVLILTFFSALVAYFGSNLPDTLKANVLAVQAWIAAAFTLFILLTSNPFNRLLEAPGEGQDLNPVLQDLGLAIHPPLLYLGYVGFSVCFSFAVAALIEGRIDAAWARWVRPWTLAAWTCLTAGIAMGSYWAYYELGWGGWWFWDPVENASFIPWLAGTALLHSALVMEKREALKIWTLLLAIMTFSMSLLGTFLVRSGVLTSVHAFATDPTRGVFILVMLIFFIGGALSLFAFRAAHLKAGGLFAPISREGALVLNNLILTTAAATVLTGTLYPLALEALTGSKISVGPPFFNMTFGLLMLPLLLALPFGPLLAWKRGDLMGAGQRLFAAVAIGLVAGSAVYYAENGGPVMALFGLALGFYMVAGSLTELYLRSGIGKVGGGVALKRVAGLPRSVFGTALAHIGMGVTVIGIVAVTAFETEHIVEMTPGMTTDAGGYSLRFDGLRDGKGPNYTEQSGHFTVTRGGVFVTEVWSSKRVYMARQMPTTEAGIRTFGASQLYVSLGDGMTNGGVVVRIWWKPYILCIWGGTLFMMLGGAVSLSDRRLRIGAPARARPQKRLLPEPAQ comes from the coding sequence ATGATCGTCGAGCTTGGGCATTATGCGCTGGTGCTGGCGTTCGGCGTCTCAATCCTGCAGGCGATCCTGCCCCTGGTCGGGGCGCTGCGCGGCCAACGGGCCTTGATGGATATGGGTACGGTGGCCGCCAAGGCGACCTTTCTGCTTCTTGCGCTGTCCTTCGCAGCGCTGACCTATGCCCATCTGACCTCGGACTTCTCGGTACAGAATGTCTGGGAAAACTCGCACTCGCAGATCCCGCTGATCTACAAATTTTCCGGCGTCTGGGGCAATCACGAGGGATCGATGCTTCTCTGGGTGCTGATCCTCACCTTCTTTTCGGCACTCGTCGCTTATTTCGGAAGCAATTTACCGGATACGCTGAAGGCAAATGTGCTGGCCGTGCAGGCTTGGATCGCAGCCGCTTTCACGCTTTTCATCCTGTTGACGTCCAACCCTTTCAACCGGCTGCTGGAAGCACCGGGCGAGGGGCAGGATCTCAATCCCGTCCTGCAGGATCTGGGTCTGGCCATCCACCCGCCGCTTCTCTATCTCGGCTATGTCGGATTTTCCGTCTGCTTTTCCTTCGCCGTCGCCGCCCTGATCGAAGGGCGAATCGATGCGGCCTGGGCGCGGTGGGTGCGGCCGTGGACGCTCGCCGCCTGGACCTGCCTGACGGCCGGGATCGCCATGGGATCTTACTGGGCCTATTACGAACTGGGTTGGGGCGGCTGGTGGTTCTGGGATCCGGTCGAGAACGCATCCTTCATTCCCTGGCTTGCGGGCACGGCTCTGCTGCATTCCGCGCTGGTCATGGAGAAACGCGAGGCGCTAAAAATCTGGACCTTGCTTCTGGCGATCATGACGTTTTCCATGTCGCTGCTGGGAACCTTCCTGGTCCGCTCCGGCGTCCTGACCTCCGTCCATGCCTTTGCGACCGACCCGACGCGAGGCGTCTTTATTCTGGTGATGCTGATTTTCTTCATCGGCGGCGCGCTTTCGCTTTTCGCCTTTCGCGCCGCGCATCTGAAGGCCGGCGGACTGTTTGCGCCGATTTCGCGCGAGGGCGCCCTGGTCCTGAACAATCTGATCCTGACGACCGCGGCCGCGACGGTGCTGACCGGAACGCTCTATCCGCTGGCGCTGGAGGCTTTGACCGGGTCGAAGATCTCCGTCGGGCCGCCCTTCTTCAACATGACCTTCGGTCTTTTGATGCTGCCGCTGCTGTTGGCGCTGCCCTTCGGTCCGCTTCTGGCCTGGAAGCGGGGCGATCTCATGGGGGCCGGGCAGCGTCTGTTTGCAGCCGTCGCCATCGGCCTCGTCGCCGGCTCTGCGGTCTACTACGCGGAGAATGGCGGACCCGTCATGGCTCTCTTCGGCCTGGCGCTTGGGTTTTACATGGTCGCGGGGTCGCTGACGGAACTGTATCTTCGCTCCGGGATTGGCAAGGTCGGGGGCGGGGTCGCTTTGAAACGGGTCGCAGGACTGCCGCGATCCGTGTTCGGCACGGCGCTCGCTCATATTGGCATGGGCGTAACGGTGATCGGCATCGTTGCGGTCACGGCCTTCGAGACGGAGCATATCGTCGAGATGACACCCGGCATGACGACGGATGCGGGAGGCTATTCGCTGAGGTTCGACGGACTGCGCGACGGCAAGGGGCCGAACTATACAGAGCAGTCCGGACACTTCACGGTGACGCGCGGCGGTGTTTTCGTCACGGAGGTATGGTCTTCGAAGCGCGTCTATATGGCGCGGCAGATGCCGACCACCGAAGCTGGGATCCGCACCTTCGGGGCAAGCCAGCTCTATGTGTCGCTGGGTGACGGCATGACGAATGGCGGCGTGGTCGTGCGGATATGGTGGAAGCCGTATATTCTGTGCATCTGGGGCGGCACGCTGTTCATGATGCTCGGCGGTGCCGTGTCCTTGAGCGACCGGCGCCTGCGCATCGGCGCACCGGCTCGGGCAAGGCCGCAAAAGAGGCTGCTTCCGGAGCCTGCGCAATGA
- a CDS encoding cytochrome c-type biogenesis protein has translation MIRRLLLVCFMMLSAAPALAVNPDEVLADPVLEERARGLSAQLRCMVCQNQSIDDSNAELAKDLRILVRERLTSGDSDEAVINYVVSRYGEFVLLNPRFEQKTLLLWGAPVIVLLAGAAAMLVAARRRSGKATGTALSAEERAKLDALLKS, from the coding sequence ATGATCCGCCGGTTGCTGCTTGTCTGTTTCATGATGCTGTCGGCTGCACCGGCCCTTGCGGTCAATCCGGACGAGGTTCTGGCCGACCCTGTACTGGAGGAGCGGGCGCGAGGCTTGTCGGCGCAATTGCGCTGCATGGTCTGCCAGAACCAGTCCATCGACGATTCGAACGCGGAATTGGCGAAGGATCTGCGAATACTTGTGCGCGAGCGACTGACGTCGGGCGACAGCGACGAGGCGGTGATCAATTATGTGGTTTCACGCTATGGGGAATTCGTGCTGCTGAACCCGCGTTTCGAACAGAAGACGCTGCTTCTGTGGGGTGCGCCGGTGATAGTCCTTCTGGCAGGGGCGGCAGCCATGCTCGTTGCGGCGCGACGCCGCAGCGGCAAGGCGACGGGAACAGCCTTGTCTGCCGAGGAGCGGGCCAAGCTCGATGCATTGCTGAAGAGCTGA
- the ccmI gene encoding c-type cytochrome biogenesis protein CcmI: protein MLFWIVVAILTSAVAAVLLLPLLRAGAEAEVPQSHDVEVYRDQLEELKRDEKSGLISGDDAEFARAEVARRLMAATDGMKAAEPARSRRAGNRLAQLAVVLVIPAVGLCLYLYTGSPDTPDRPLAARLANPGNDMNILIARAEQALAANPEDGAGWDVLAPIYYRTGRTAEAAAAFSNALRILGDTPQRLGGLAESLIALSGGAVTPDAQDALKKLLAIEPGDPRARFYMALALEQEGKTGAAIAAFDDIIRTSPNDAPWLPLVNQHVASLKAEAGVKGTAEIKLGNPTADDVANAQSMDAGDRNAMIESMVGSLAEKLKEEPQNFEGWMRIIRSYVVLGKKDEAAAALKDGLRAFPADGSEGRQLLALASELGVDGKGGAE from the coding sequence ATGCTGTTCTGGATCGTTGTCGCCATTCTGACCTCGGCCGTGGCTGCGGTTCTCCTGCTCCCGCTGCTGCGTGCTGGCGCCGAAGCGGAAGTTCCGCAATCGCACGATGTCGAGGTTTATCGCGACCAGTTGGAAGAATTGAAGCGCGATGAAAAAAGCGGGCTGATCTCGGGCGACGACGCCGAGTTCGCCCGGGCCGAAGTGGCACGCCGTTTGATGGCTGCGACCGATGGGATGAAAGCAGCGGAACCCGCACGGTCACGGCGGGCGGGCAACCGGCTGGCTCAACTGGCTGTCGTTCTCGTCATTCCGGCTGTGGGGCTCTGTCTCTACCTCTATACGGGGAGCCCCGATACGCCGGACCGGCCGCTGGCAGCGCGCCTCGCCAATCCCGGCAATGACATGAACATCCTGATCGCCCGGGCCGAACAGGCGCTAGCAGCCAATCCGGAAGACGGCGCGGGCTGGGATGTTCTGGCGCCGATCTATTATCGCACCGGAAGAACAGCGGAGGCCGCAGCTGCTTTCAGCAATGCGCTCCGCATTCTCGGCGACACACCCCAGAGGCTTGGCGGTCTTGCCGAAAGCCTGATCGCTCTTTCGGGCGGCGCCGTGACGCCGGATGCTCAGGATGCGCTGAAAAAGCTGCTGGCAATCGAGCCGGGTGATCCGAGAGCGCGTTTCTACATGGCCCTTGCCCTGGAACAGGAAGGCAAGACCGGCGCGGCGATCGCTGCTTTCGACGACATTATCCGCACGTCGCCAAACGACGCGCCCTGGCTGCCGCTGGTCAACCAGCATGTTGCCAGTCTAAAAGCCGAGGCTGGCGTCAAGGGCACAGCGGAAATCAAGCTGGGCAATCCGACGGCGGATGACGTGGCCAATGCGCAATCCATGGACGCGGGCGACCGCAATGCAATGATCGAGAGCATGGTTGGCAGTCTTGCCGAAAAGCTGAAAGAAGAGCCGCAAAATTTCGAGGGGTGGATGCGCATCATCCGTTCCTATGTCGTGCTGGGCAAGAAAGACGAAGCGGCGGCTGCGCTCAAAGACGGCCTGCGCGCATTTCCGGCTGACGGGAGCGAGGGTCGGCAGCTGCTTGCGCTCGCGTCCGAACTTGGCGTGGACGGCAAGGGAGGCGCAGAATGA
- a CDS encoding response regulator transcription factor: MVTRMKILIIEDDLEAAAYLAKAFREAGIVSDHASDGESGLFMATENTYDVLVIDRMLPRRDGLSVITELRNKSIHTPVLILSALGQVDDRVTGLRAGGDDYLPKPYAFNELLARVEVLGRRKGAPEQDMVYRVGDLELDRLSHSVRRQGRELLLQPREFRLLEYLMKNAGQVVTRTMLLENVWDYHFDPQTNVIDVHVSRLRSKIEKDFDQPLLRTVRGAGYMIKEDGRADA; the protein is encoded by the coding sequence ATGGTCACACGCATGAAGATTCTTATCATCGAAGACGATCTGGAGGCGGCGGCCTACCTGGCGAAAGCATTTCGCGAGGCGGGCATCGTCTCCGACCATGCGAGTGACGGCGAAAGCGGTTTGTTCATGGCCACCGAAAACACCTATGACGTGCTGGTCATCGACCGCATGCTGCCGCGCCGCGACGGGTTGTCGGTTATTACGGAGCTGCGGAACAAGAGCATACACACGCCGGTGCTTATTCTATCGGCCCTTGGTCAGGTTGACGACCGGGTGACCGGCCTGCGCGCCGGCGGCGATGACTATCTGCCGAAGCCCTATGCCTTCAACGAGCTTCTTGCCCGTGTCGAAGTCCTTGGCCGCCGCAAGGGTGCGCCGGAACAGGACATGGTCTACCGGGTCGGCGATCTCGAACTGGACCGCCTGTCGCACAGCGTGCGCCGTCAGGGCAGGGAACTGCTGCTGCAGCCACGCGAATTCCGTCTGCTCGAATATCTCATGAAGAATGCAGGCCAGGTGGTGACGCGCACCATGCTTCTCGAAAATGTCTGGGACTATCATTTTGACCCCCAGACCAACGTGATCGACGTGCATGTCTCGCGCCTGCGCTCGAAGATCGAAAAGGACTTCGACCAGCCGCTGCTTCGCACCGTTCGTGGGGCCGGCTACATGATCAAGGAAGACGGGCGCGCGGACGCATGA
- a CDS encoding Do family serine endopeptidase, whose amino-acid sequence MKNSLLPSLKTVLKTSTVAGLAAVMLSAGIPAAITHSFAAPVSVEAPAVPSFANVVDAVSPAVVSVRVQSRANPVSDDAGNGFSFDFGGRGFEDLPDDHPLKRFFKEFGGPNGGRDGDRRAERGHGPRDGKPGRLRPTSQGSGFFISEDGYLVTNNHVVSDGSAFTVILNDGTELDAKLVGKDSRTDLAVLKVEEKRKFTYVNWADDSKVRVGDWVVAVGNPFGLGGTVTSGIISARGRDIGSGPYDDYLQVDAAVNRGNSGGPTFNLNGQVVGINTAIFSPSGGNVGIAFAIPASVAKDVVADLMKDGEVSRGWLGVQIQPVDKDVAESLGLAEASGALVVQPQAGSPGEKAGIKKGDVVTAVNGETIKGPRELARKIAMMRPGSTVDVALWRDGKAESVKLEIGTLPEDTKEASATPDQQEEETQPSSEKALADLGVTVTPAEDGSGVTISSVDTDSEASERGLKEGEKIVSVNNQAIKSADDILEVLGAARKDGRTKALFQIEADNGSRFVALPIDQG is encoded by the coding sequence ATGAAAAATTCACTTCTCCCCTCCCTGAAGACTGTCTTGAAAACCTCGACCGTCGCGGGCCTCGCAGCGGTTATGCTGTCGGCTGGCATTCCAGCCGCAATCACCCATTCCTTTGCCGCGCCCGTTTCCGTAGAAGCGCCGGCCGTGCCGAGCTTTGCCAATGTCGTTGATGCCGTTTCCCCGGCGGTCGTGTCGGTGCGCGTCCAGTCGCGCGCCAATCCTGTCTCCGACGATGCCGGCAACGGCTTCAGCTTCGATTTCGGAGGCCGCGGTTTCGAGGATTTGCCGGACGATCATCCGTTGAAGCGTTTCTTCAAGGAGTTCGGAGGTCCGAATGGCGGCCGTGACGGCGATCGTCGTGCCGAGCGCGGCCATGGCCCACGCGACGGCAAGCCCGGCCGCCTGCGCCCGACATCGCAGGGATCCGGCTTCTTCATCTCCGAGGACGGCTATCTCGTAACCAACAATCACGTCGTATCCGACGGGTCGGCATTCACCGTCATCCTGAACGACGGGACGGAACTCGACGCCAAGCTGGTCGGCAAGGACAGCCGCACCGATCTTGCCGTGCTGAAGGTCGAGGAGAAGCGCAAGTTCACCTATGTCAACTGGGCCGACGACAGCAAGGTCCGCGTAGGTGACTGGGTCGTTGCGGTCGGCAACCCCTTTGGCCTCGGCGGCACGGTGACCTCGGGTATCATTTCGGCGCGCGGCCGCGATATCGGCTCCGGTCCCTATGACGACTACCTGCAAGTCGATGCGGCCGTAAACCGCGGCAACTCGGGTGGCCCGACGTTCAATCTCAACGGCCAGGTGGTCGGCATCAACACGGCGATCTTCTCGCCATCCGGCGGCAATGTCGGCATCGCCTTCGCCATTCCGGCGTCGGTTGCCAAGGATGTGGTGGCTGATCTGATGAAGGACGGCGAAGTCTCCCGCGGCTGGCTCGGCGTTCAGATCCAGCCTGTTGACAAGGATGTTGCAGAATCGCTCGGCCTGGCCGAGGCAAGCGGCGCACTCGTCGTCCAGCCGCAGGCCGGATCGCCGGGCGAAAAAGCCGGGATCAAGAAGGGCGATGTGGTGACCGCCGTCAATGGCGAAACCATCAAGGGTCCGCGTGAACTGGCCCGCAAGATCGCCATGATGCGGCCGGGCAGCACGGTCGACGTTGCCCTGTGGCGGGACGGCAAGGCCGAGAGCGTCAAGCTTGAGATCGGGACGCTGCCGGAAGACACCAAGGAGGCCTCGGCTACGCCTGACCAGCAGGAGGAAGAGACTCAGCCGTCCAGCGAAAAGGCTTTGGCCGATCTCGGTGTGACGGTCACCCCGGCCGAGGACGGCAGTGGCGTGACGATCTCCTCGGTCGATACGGATTCGGAAGCCAGCGAGCGCGGCCTGAAGGAAGGCGAGAAGATCGTTTCCGTCAACAACCAGGCGATCAAGTCGGCCGATGATATCCTGGAAGTGCTAGGCGCCGCCCGTAAGGACGGCCGCACCAAGGCGCTGTTCCAGATCGAGGCCGACAATGGCAGCCGCTTCGTTGCGCTGCCGATCGATCAAGGCTGA